A DNA window from Candidatus Saccharibacteria bacterium oral taxon 955 contains the following coding sequences:
- a CDS encoding SIS domain-containing protein, producing the protein MLDDTNVIKQRDVSGALNVAATLYKQVSYDCQLVNATHDGREIAGVIVAGMGGSALAADVAKVLLARDLMVPFEVVKGYELPAYVGKNTLVIASSHSGNTEETVTCMNEALKRGCQMAAIATGGQVKEIAQAHEVMYAEMPHDTQPRMGMIYNLRALLRILVEFSLVHQSIYDELAEAEQWLHSESDLWAKEVPTERNYAKQLALIAVGKTPVFYAGSLMAPVAYKWKISWNENAKNVAFWNYLPEFNHNEFLGWTSHPVEKPFAVFDLVSELENPRTLKRFSLSDKLLSGRRPKATVVPIEGDSLLKQMLWGSILADFVSIYVAILNGVDPTQVDLIEKFKKELA; encoded by the coding sequence ATGCTTGACGATACAAATGTAATCAAACAACGTGATGTAAGTGGAGCACTCAATGTAGCGGCGACGCTATATAAGCAGGTCTCATATGACTGTCAACTTGTCAATGCGACGCACGATGGACGTGAGATTGCCGGTGTGATTGTGGCTGGTATGGGCGGTTCGGCGCTTGCTGCCGATGTCGCCAAAGTATTATTGGCACGCGATCTAATGGTTCCATTTGAGGTAGTAAAGGGTTACGAGCTACCAGCTTATGTGGGTAAAAATACTCTAGTAATTGCCAGTAGTCACTCCGGTAATACCGAGGAAACAGTTACTTGCATGAACGAGGCACTTAAGCGCGGTTGTCAGATGGCGGCAATTGCCACTGGCGGTCAGGTAAAAGAGATAGCACAAGCACACGAAGTGATGTATGCTGAGATGCCTCATGATACTCAGCCGCGTATGGGTATGATCTATAACCTCAGGGCACTGCTTAGGATTCTTGTTGAGTTTAGTTTAGTTCATCAGTCGATATATGACGAGTTGGCTGAGGCTGAACAGTGGCTACATAGTGAAAGCGATCTTTGGGCCAAAGAAGTGCCAACCGAGCGAAATTACGCCAAACAGCTGGCGCTAATTGCCGTTGGTAAGACGCCGGTGTTTTATGCGGGTAGCTTGATGGCGCCGGTTGCTTATAAGTGGAAAATCAGCTGGAATGAAAATGCCAAAAATGTTGCATTTTGGAACTATCTACCGGAATTTAATCATAACGAATTTCTAGGCTGGACAAGTCATCCTGTCGAAAAACCATTTGCTGTATTTGATCTCGTGAGCGAACTGGAGAATCCGCGTACACTAAAACGATTCTCACTGAGCGACAAGCTCCTTTCTGGCCGTCGTCCAAAAGCTACAGTCGTGCCTATCGAAGGAGATAGTCTACTCAAGCAGATGCTCTGGGGTTCTATATTGGCTGATTTTGTCAGTATTTATGTTGCGATTCTCAATGGTGTCGACCCAACCCAGGTTGATTTAATCGAGAAATTCAAAAAAGAGCTTGCTTAG
- a CDS encoding ATP-binding cassette domain-containing protein — MAKSTTPTPVIHLKKLTKQYGRGDAALNALDEVTLKIEQGEFIAVMGPSGCGKTTLLNIIGLLDRADEGEYLLNGKLVHRLSSKQQAKVRSNQIGIVFQSFNLINRLTILENVALPLTYKGLSRTKRLERASNILKTFHLQEREYYMPWQLSGGQMQRVAIARALVNEPSIILADEPTGNLDSRSSHVIMEELAELHKKGNTIIMVTHNPNLTSYASRVINMLDGKIASDTQVRANTKTSDKLVKIPLSHKRAQKKSDKLEKTKKTKETVKKTAKKNSKSEQTAKSKPAKKRTTKKTTKKEAKS; from the coding sequence ATGGCAAAGTCCACCACACCAACACCAGTCATTCATTTAAAAAAGCTCACCAAACAGTATGGACGCGGTGATGCCGCTCTTAACGCACTCGATGAAGTGACTCTCAAAATTGAGCAAGGTGAGTTTATCGCAGTAATGGGCCCCAGCGGGTGTGGCAAAACCACCCTTTTAAATATCATCGGCCTCTTAGATCGTGCTGATGAGGGAGAGTACCTCCTTAATGGTAAGCTTGTCCACCGCCTATCGAGTAAACAACAGGCAAAGGTGCGCTCAAATCAGATCGGTATCGTATTTCAAAGCTTCAACCTAATCAACCGCTTAACTATTCTAGAAAACGTCGCCCTCCCCCTCACATATAAAGGCCTCTCTCGTACCAAACGACTCGAGCGTGCGAGCAACATCCTAAAGACATTTCATCTCCAGGAGCGTGAATACTACATGCCCTGGCAACTATCAGGTGGCCAAATGCAACGTGTCGCAATCGCTCGTGCCCTCGTGAATGAGCCGAGCATAATCCTCGCCGACGAACCGACTGGCAACCTCGACTCTCGCAGTAGCCATGTAATCATGGAAGAACTGGCCGAGCTTCACAAAAAAGGTAACACCATCATAATGGTGACCCATAACCCCAACCTCACCAGCTACGCTAGTCGCGTTATCAATATGCTAGATGGGAAAATTGCCAGCGACACCCAAGTTCGCGCCAACACCAAGACTAGTGATAAATTAGTTAAAATCCCATTGAGCCATAAGCGTGCGCAGAAAAAGTCCGACAAACTAGAGAAAACGAAGAAAACTAAAGAAACCGTCAAAAAGACTGCTAAGAAAAATTCCAAAAGCGAGCAAACAGCAAAAAGTAAGCCTGCCAAAAAACGAACCACCAAAAAGACGACTAAAAAGGAAGCGAAATCATGA
- a CDS encoding FtsX-like permease family protein: protein MTFMWIDHFENAYRTLKSNRVRTILTVLGITIGIASVTCILAISGGVKQMIGGQVEALDGRIAVIRPSVQTRDPNALINPIIQQTFSVSTLTEADIQALTGMKNLDTVVPLMTIDGSLKTDRKTVKDSTILATTPSFTKVTHVSMKAGQFLDDATDSTTAVIGEDLSLELFNTDRPIGQLFTMRGQQFTVIGVMKRSNNPINFNNVDLNRAVIVNFERGKLFHQGRSQIQQINLLAKDASNLAELTSQAKQKLLSQHLDEEDFSITTGDAITRPSNQLFNAITDVMTAIAAISLFVGGIGIMNIMLVGVAERTREIGIRKAVGANQYNITAQFLMESLIISLLGGLFGYILGYVMAFSVSVFLYFTPAFTWQTAATAFAMATIVGVVFGSYPAIKAARKNTIVSLRQYH, encoded by the coding sequence ATGACATTCATGTGGATTGATCATTTCGAAAATGCCTATCGTACACTAAAAAGTAACCGCGTCCGTACAATACTTACTGTGCTAGGAATTACTATAGGTATTGCTAGTGTTACCTGCATCCTAGCTATTAGTGGTGGCGTCAAGCAGATGATCGGTGGTCAGGTCGAAGCACTGGACGGTAGGATTGCTGTTATTCGTCCAAGCGTTCAGACGCGCGATCCAAACGCCCTAATAAACCCAATAATCCAGCAGACTTTTAGTGTTAGTACACTAACAGAAGCCGACATACAGGCGTTAACCGGCATGAAAAATCTTGATACGGTCGTCCCTCTCATGACTATAGACGGCTCACTTAAGACTGATCGAAAAACTGTCAAAGACAGCACAATCCTTGCGACCACGCCAAGCTTTACGAAAGTAACACACGTATCGATGAAAGCTGGTCAGTTTCTAGACGACGCCACCGACAGTACCACAGCTGTTATTGGCGAAGATTTATCGCTTGAGCTCTTTAACACTGATCGACCAATTGGCCAACTATTTACAATGCGTGGTCAGCAATTCACCGTAATTGGTGTGATGAAACGGTCAAATAATCCAATTAACTTCAATAACGTCGACCTTAACCGTGCCGTTATTGTTAACTTCGAGCGTGGTAAGCTATTTCACCAGGGAAGATCACAAATTCAACAGATTAACCTGCTCGCAAAGGACGCTTCTAATCTGGCTGAGCTAACTTCGCAGGCCAAGCAGAAACTGCTCTCTCAGCATCTCGACGAGGAAGACTTCTCGATCACTACCGGAGACGCCATTACTCGCCCAAGCAATCAACTATTTAATGCAATCACAGACGTAATGACTGCTATTGCCGCCATTTCACTCTTTGTCGGTGGCATTGGTATCATGAATATCATGCTTGTCGGGGTCGCCGAACGCACACGAGAGATCGGTATTCGTAAGGCGGTGGGCGCCAACCAATATAACATTACTGCTCAGTTTTTAATGGAATCGCTGATAATTAGCCTACTTGGCGGGTTGTTTGGATATATTCTCGGCTACGTAATGGCGTTCTCGGTCAGCGTATTTCTCTACTTTACGCCTGCATTTACCTGGCAGACCGCCGCTACAGCCTTTGCTATGGCGACTATTGTTGGCGTCGTTTTTGGAAGCTATCCAGCAATCAAAGCGGCTCGCAAAAACACCATCGTATCACTACGTCAATATCACTAG